ttttgcaatatgtattggcctcattagcaccaatataaatgtatgtgcctatcaataaagttttgagatttgctgatcactcatattgagtgccgcatttcttctgCCGATTACCTGAAATGGTGACCCCAGACGTGAAACCGGGAACGGCAACCACGGTGGATCAGTGAACGAGTTCGGGTCCTAtagcagcaaggacagggaatAAACAGCACTGAAAAAGCGAAAGGTGCCGCGCCCTGAGTGACCTTATAGAAGAGCCTGGCCAATACGTGCTGCCGAGACCTTGAAGGGTTGCAAAAACGTCAACgttctcaaaaatggaaatggaaatggaaatggaaatggaaatggaaatggaaatgcaagcagcatatgatttatttacttgctttttaaaaagcatcaggttaaggacatagacttgcagaaagagctcccacagttgttagcttacGGGTACgcacaaggagtttctcaaaatccttataccgtacatgaattaacagagtggCATAAGTTCAGGACCAGGAGTGCGACAGGGGCcgcgggagagcccggggcagacgcGGCAGCGAGAACGCGTGTGGCAGTGGTGGCatgctcggtgccggcggcgggcacgcgcaccgcgggtccagtgacacgcacggtgacaaaaactcgcacggcagctgtccgtggAGAAAGCGCACAGATTGCGAGGGAAGTGCCAGCCAGGGCCGGGCCAGACAAGGCGAGACGCGGGGGCCGAATACACGGCAGCGACAAGCACAGTGCCAGTGATAGCGGCGGCGGACGCGCACCAGTAAcgcgaaacccgaaagctggagctgggagggctttttcactttttgcaagcgcacaaaagcaccagcggtgtgggacatgctcccgctggctgtgggtgttggcgcagagccagggggaaccagcccgagcggagatccaggcagagcagagcccaaagGAGACCGGGGCTGCGCGGGTCTGGGAGAGGGCGTTCCTTTCCACACCCCCGAAGTGGCCCAGGCTGAAGCTGTGCCCAAGCAGGCGGAGACGGGCACGGGCAGACATTCCTCAAggcaccgccctgtcacagctgcctggcaaccacagcagccagcccatcgcagcaattcaaacaagtgtctgagaaaaaacaggtcaggaattttcttcaagatcgGGATGGAAAACTTCcgaaaattcacacagtgctttatccagctttttataaaaaaaaaaagaaaaagggcaactccacagaaaatgcagcagatgTTGTACGGGGCActtcacccaactgttccacaggcttTACAGTTAGTTTAccgttttggtttttttttgtaaatgtgtttgcttttttaaaagtggtagagtatttgggtttgatggcttaaagtttgatgacttcattgcctttcccttacCTGAGGCAGGAACAACCTTTTAAGGGAACAGAATCTAaataaacttcctagtttctgtttggactacatgtgagaagatttaaactgtaatatttctgtatactatggtctttatggtctttgctctcttctattcattaagagatggcattagataaatggagGTAAATGTGCGAattgtttttgtactgtccttattttaagtgaaattatttgtgtttgaaattatctgtcatctttctcagttttgttttaaaatatctatgcaAACTGTCCAGCTTTACCAGCCTGTTATCCTTCAGTTAATGATTGTTGTCCATCAGTAAGAAATCTCAGTGTAACAAAATGCCACCTGGATtcatcaaaaaaccaaaaaaaacaacaaaaaaacaacaaaacaaaattaaaaaaaaaaaaaggggaactgcttttattataaaaaattattccctgggaaacaaaatgtcGTGTAAAGATGAAAGTATTAGTAAAGATTTAATTACTCAAGGTGTCTTGGAAGACAAAGCATTTGGGAAAGGTGAATCAGATCCTGTTGTGGGGTCATCAGTCGATTCCCcaatgattcaaagttttaagaattatttatattaagtttataacctttgttattttcgggttttgtaagtaatgctgatagatagtgattgttgttaatactagatgaatactttgggaaggttgtcttaaccccttcaagcacttcttgttagggagttttcagatttttgtgatgagagttgTTGTTGGTGTGTTGTTGTGGTGTTTGCAGccggctttcatgtgtttttctatttttttttttgtgtgatcacctgcaagacactTGTCTCTTCaagatcctgtctttttatttcctaactatttagatgtttctgagggtttttatccaaattgccagttttgtggttcttttattattattacagaaatactccagcagagaattcaagaagtgtGCTGTGTTtagaaaatctctgtcttgacagaaacttcagaaggattcaattatttgctggtttgattggtttgtaaccctaaggtttcttgtttataacagctgtttttaaaagtcctgtttaaaaaatgtgttaagtgatactcaccaattagagttcgggCTCTGGCCAAGTTCTAACTCTATTTGGATAGAGTGACTGACAATcgacccagatgttttctgcatcaaatagtattcaagtccttttgacttggcgatttgaccatctatgatggctgagccattttcagaggtgatttggagaaccatgaatccggacatgatttctccaattctctgtcattttaaggtttatcagctgtcgcagactctgggataagagttcagtgttgtagtgtttggtaattttctgatcttgtatgtgttgttgatggtgtgtattatctgaatttattcctaattactcttatcttaacatttctctatgtaacattgcaaaatgaaaccaggacccattcttcacctctaGGATTTTGTGAAAATTCTTCAGTCCTGCGGGgacgtgggatttgtttgtgttttaacaggtgcaaagtccagatggatttcaatgaagaatgtgaaactctatcaagagcaagagaaacgttgaccattcaacaagcaaagaagacagacagatattggactgtgtgacacagggcagtgtccGGAGACGAGACCTTAACCTCCCTATACAGCTGACAGTTTGGTGTGGAACTAAATACTTACTAGGTGCATTtactcagcaaaacagaaaaacgggGGAGGCGTGGGCCTTGGAATGGATATCTCCTCCACTTCAACAGCATAAAACCCTCCttcaaaaaattgaaattttgacTGATTTCATCAAGAAGGGTCGTGAATGGACACCACAGATCATGGGAAAGGAGCCTGCTCAGACACGGGTACCAATGAAGAAAGATACATTGACCTGGTACCTGATAAACAGTATGGAATTACAAGAGGCACTGTTAGGAGCCGGAAGTGTGATTGCCACTGATGATATCCCCAATATACCGTTGAATTGGGTAGGGCAATGGGGTTGGACTCAATGCCCAAAAAGGTCACAGAAACCCCTGGCGGATGCCATAACAGCCTACACagatgcaggaagaaaatccagaattgctgcagtgacctggcaggaaaagggacaatggCACCATCAGATTCTCCAGGCCTCCGAATTGGATACTTTACAAACCATGGAGTTATTGGCTGTTGTTTGGGCcatgatgcatttttctgggcccctcaatataGTGACAGATTCTTTGTACGTTGCTGGAGTATGCGAGCGAATAGAAGATGCCTCTATAAAAGAGGTTCAAAACAGGAGGTTACATGAGCTGTTTATACAGTTACAGAGGGCAATTAAGCTGAGGAAGTATCCTTTCTCTGTCATTCATATCAGAAGTCATAAGTGGGATATTGGTCTGGGAGAGGGTAATGCACGAGCAGATAAGCTAGTCTCAATCACACATGTGACTCCAATTCCCAGGCAGACTATGGCCAGAGGGGCACACGCCatgtttcaccaaaatgcaaaaggcctccaTAGAGAATTTCAGATATCTATGGAAGAGGCACGGGCAATAGTCAAAGCCTGTCCCATATGTAGTCATCATAATGGAGGCTGCGGGTTAGGTCTAGGAGTTAACCCCAGAGGGCTGAATACAAATGAGACCTGGCAAATGGATGTCACACATGTTGCTGAATTTGGAAGGATAAAGTTTGTGCATGTTACTATAGACACCTATAGTCATTTTATATGGGCCGCAGCACAGACTGGTGAGAAAGCAGAGCATGTAGAGAGGCATCTCAGTAGCTGCTTTGCAGTAATGGGAGTGCCACGGCGTATTAAGACAGACAATGGGCCTGCCTActgcagcaaaagaataaaGCAATTTGTGCAAATGTGGGGGATAGAACACGTGACAGGCATCCCTAATTCCCCGACAGGACAAGTGATCGTAGAAAGAGCTAATGGTACCATGAAAAGATATCTAGGTAAATACAAAGATATTAGAGAGCCGCAAGAAAGATTGCTAAAGTGTCTATTTGTCTTAAAAcacctgtgtgtttttggggaaagcaaagttcctgctgtaattCATCATTATGTAACAGAGAAAGATAGTGTGAGGCAGGACGTATGGGTAAAATACAGAGATCCCAAGACAGGACAATGGCAAGGTCCTGCTAAGGTATTATACTGGGGCCGCGGGTATCTTTGTGTTTCTACCCCTACAGGATCCTTGTGGGTAGCTGCTAAATGGACCCCAGCAGTCGTGTTAGATGGAACCAGACCCCAGACAACTGAGCGAAGAGGATGGTCGGCGAGTGGAGGCAAAGCTGCTGATCACCATTCGACTGATACTTCTCAAGCTGAAAGGACACTGTAGCTTTGCCATTGACCGAGCAATTGATCGGTGTCAATCTCTGGACAGTATACTAAGCCTGATTCCGACACTTCATACATTTTATCATAGAAGGCATAAGAGATTAGCTTGTATTAAGTGTCAAAATACTCAGTGTGCTGCATGGATATTGCCTTTTTGCGGGGCTTGTCAGCAAACTAAGTGGGTGCTTCAGTCCCAGTTACCTGAGCTGTGGTGCAGTAGCTGTGCATTTTATTGGCAGTGGGATTCCTGGCAAGTAGAACTCCAGGCCTTTACAGGGTTACCTGGCTGCCAAGGGTTACAGTTGTATGAGTCcccagaacagaaaattctcGCATGGTTTAGGTGGGAAACACAGCACTTTGCCAAACACGTTTACAGCAATCTCAAATGTGTATCTTACTGTGTAAGTGTGGTCGGGGTATTCTCCTCTCCCAGTTAGATATAGTAGGTCCGATTCTGGGGGATCAAGATCCCAACCAAGCGTAGGATGATTGTTTAAGGGCTCTAAAAAGATTAAGTCTGGGCAGCTcgagaaagaaaaaggggaaaggagagaAGAGACTTTCTTAACAGTTTGTGAGCAACCTGTTAATTTCCCAAATGTCTGGATGGTTCAAAACAGCGCCCGGGAAAATCAGGGTGATGTGGCAGACTTATGCTGCTGTTTTACTCATTTTTACCCTCTTAATAGACAGCCCAGACATTGCCAAAGGAGTGGGAACCCATCAAGCATGGGCTCCACCTCAGCCCAAGACTAATATTTGGATCACCATGGCAAATTTAACTAACCAGGAGGCTATTTGCTTGTCATTATCTTCTCCCAGCAATCCATTTACCACCTGTTTGGTTGGACTACCGGCAGATCCCTGGCCATGCCCATCAAAAATACCCACCTGCAAAACCAATGACGCCAGGGTCAGTGTAGATAACTGGGACCAatggatttctcattttcctataGCACTGCAGGAACCCCAAGAATTGGAACTATTAGGCTCAGTGATGGCGGATGCATGCCTTAGGTTTAAGCATAAaagtcagctgccagccaagAACTATTCTACTATTGTAACTTCTAGCATGGCCATTTACCGTAATGCAACAACCTGGTGCAATTATACCACAAAGAGGGTGTCAATCTCATCAAATGACCCTATTCAATTACCAGCAGGTTACTTTTTAATATGTGGGGACCGTGCTTGGCTTGGTGTCCCATCGATGCTGAGAGGGAGGCCATGTACAATTGGACGGTTGTCTCTACTCACACCCAATACGTCCATGATCTTAAATATGAGCCACCGCTATCATAGAATTAAAAGAATGGCCCATGCGTTTACTGCTGACTGCAAAGATGATGTAAAATTTTGGTCCCCAGGGGCCATAGTGGCAGCATCCTTTTTGGCTCCAGGGGTATcagcagcaggtgcccatgCCATTTTAAACAAGCTAGGGTGCTGGCTTGCtaaacaaactaatgccactTCTTTGGCACTTTCTAGCTTTTTGCTTGATGTTGATTCTATTTGCCATGCAACGCTTCAGAATAGAGCTGCAATTGACTtccttttactggcacaagaccatggttgtgaagaatttgaggGCATGCATTGCATGAACCTCTCTGATCATTCCCAGTCcatccactcccagctctctgagttGCGAAGGTTAACTGGTAACTTATAGGTAGAATCGGGCTCCGGTATTGATGAATGGCTCAAATCTTTAGGCTTGGGATCATGGTTGCACTCTATTCTTAGAGTCATCATTATAGTAGGCATTATAGCTTTGTTAGTAGTGttagttttgccttgttttttgcATGTGCTTACACAACATGGTTCAAAGAATGATACTTGCTGCATCTAATCAGATTatgcttgtgcaacagaaaaacagtgGAAGTGTGGaagattttgtgaacagctagccagttgacaaaggtcacactgatctaataccgttagttaagcaagaaggagatgaggataggagtcagcagtcagtgtccaaacctggcaagggcactgtgcccttggtgcaacatcaggatgggggagaggatggttagttagaaatatgaagaaaatatgtggacagctgcaacatagtagccacaagaatgctaaggtaggcgtagttagctgataagtaactaaccaataatgagctcgccttttgcaatatgtattggcctcattagcaccaatataaatgtatgtgcctatcaataaagttttgagatttgctgatcactcatactgagtgccgcatttcttccacCGATTACCACAGGCCTCAACCCACTatttttatcccagcaagtacagtgagacaagagcactcctttagatccaatgcattgaattcagcaaaacctccccagccactcccagctgagatgttcaggaatcaaaggaggaagctccaccatgatttcattggcagtaatggggacacgcctctgaaagtgctgccagctgagccaggggctgggcctgggggggactcctgtgcccccattgccctctcagggcaaatgccgtgcctgcaacaccaaggaaatgtaatgaACACTGCCTTGGGGATTTCATAGAGACAGAAAGGCAAAATGGagcaaactttggtttaatgataaaaacagattgtgtctcaacaaagacaaaatgtgaAAAGTTGAAGCATAGAAACACCAAACCTgttacatttattgctaaatctaacactactgATACATCTTGAATAATACTTATATATCTTAGctaataaacagagagattACTATCATGTAAACTAATAGAAGAATAAAcaatcctaaaaacttgaaaaacaatcttatttctatctatCCTCTTGacgcctaactcttgctagcctggggcaaatgcagggctaatttggccttttcttcttggggagaggctgtgcatccttgtgTGGGCAATGTCTTCTTctgtgcttgttcctctccttgattgtttcaaactccctggaagacaggaaacaaaccatccattgttaacttcatacacaccattaagccaagcgccgagatctccctttttggatgaatttccatcttttcaggctgtgacaccTTTGTAAagtgatcagcaccatgagtctcatctttctggtttcaattctttgaaatgtcttcctccttttgcttcatcataggtttaattggatcagcagcatcaaagcaagctttgatgcatgtgttcctgcttctatgaactgtgtcttgttggggcatggcaaggtttcactgggaatgctgggtttgaacgaagctgtttgggtttcaagtgggctgtaagcttgagcagggctgccaggggcgatcctgcaagtggcctcagcttgccctgtggtgcctttggaaagggtcagcgtgctttaggccaaaggggcaggtgggagcagaaggaggaggagcttgcgcaccgttggcactgcccgcacggaaaggggcctcccgccgcctggggcggctggcgcggttggcagcagggacactccgcgctgccagcccgcttgcagCTTCTTTTCCctgtctccccagtctccttcctgggagggcttttcctcctcttccgtttgccctCAGTCTGggaatcaaagaatccttatcagtgcttccttcctctcagaaagctggaattcacagcatccaccccaaaaatctatcagcctaagcaaattcttccaaaccccgaagagctgagaaaagggctggatatggcagtgggctgcagcaggctgccagccatggaggttggaggaaaatactccccttcactacagctctaagggggtgggataaacacgtggctatctctagttctacatgtcttatttctacctctctgcctaacatctatttatctctggttttcctccccacatgtctagggcatggcttttacattcaatcacactagtgaagacacatgattacctaTATTCAGCTACCCAAAatgatctctctctctccctctctctgtctctctctgtgaagaaaACTGTTctttgctggtaaggaaagtattaaaggtgccatggcaccggcagctccttcttggggatacgctggggtgctacaaaagatctctaaaatttggcagcatctccatgaaggcagcccagatggctgatgttagcaagcagtggggaatgaaaggtctgattggaatctgagggtgccagcccttgagaaactgATTTGTAaagagtcaaagcccattttggtggtggtgctgctttGTTGGGTCAAAGTTGTGCTCCAGAATTCCGTATTTTAGGGTAGCAGCACAAgaaagccccgggcagcacctgctgcgcctctcccagtgcgtgggaccaagggagctTGGCAAAGCGGCGTCTGGCGTGGCTTGCCAGCAGGGCTTGTGCCCTTCTGCCcgtttcttgaccctgctggcatgtctggattttcttcccactcacctgagcaagagtgctgctggcaagtttctgctcttttttccagcagtagtaatactccacacactgtgccacggtcttacttgggatctgttgtgaaaagcaaaagaaggaatctgaaatggccatcctgtagggtgcattggagaacaatgagattacagagtaaagtaggaattaaagtcacggagaaaattgaggagggtgtaaaatgaaatcaatatgcaggagtcagagaggcattatgcaatgtaataaaccgagtATTGTGCTACGTGGTAACGCAtgtaatgcacagatcaacaccaagtccctctagcagagttcttctttgccccgttcactgcagttatcccagcacaaggtgttgtggaagcagcagcacacctgggagacagGTTtaacagaacagagctttgtcttccaaaacagcctggagagaagggctgcagaggaaggATCACCATTTTCACacaggccttccatgtcctgttctgtgactactttaacagttCTGGTACTTGAGAAaagagggacataggtgcagtatttggtaccacAATAGTCAACTTGtccttctgatgatctgccaaggtgtggaatgtcctgtggctttacctgcttctggatgagatggaaatccttgccgtaggtgtggaaagccttttggaaggcctccttctcctcaggtgtccatctatcagagcctggcaagaaaaagcagcagctgaattgatccctctagccacttgaagcagatcccactggctgctgAAAGCAAGCTGGTGCCAGCCGtcattcacgtgtgtgcatgtctgctccctcagaaggtgatgaagacgagagcaggcattccccagggaaaaaagcatggaaaacgagtcaagctgaaggagtagatgctggtgctttccctgcccccagagaaggcgagatTGTGTGCTGGTTTtaagcacaactaattgaagcagaaatgcttgacacagccattaagggcacggcagcatgtgtcagtgaaggaagaagctgggcttagGTTACCTGCgtaatgataatcagccaagggatggccttgagctgttggaggaCCCCctgagagcaacatctccagagcctcctgcaagatgcaaaggaaaaaggcttg
This window of the Passer domesticus isolate bPasDom1 unplaced genomic scaffold, bPasDom1.hap1 HAP1_SCAFFOLD_84, whole genome shotgun sequence genome carries:
- the LOC135293178 gene encoding zinc finger protein 541-like, with the translated sequence MLLSGGPPTAQGHPLADYHYAGSDRWTPEEKEAFQKAFHTYGKDFHLIQKQIPSKTVAQCVEYYYCWKKEQKLASSTLAQGV